The DNA segment GTTCAATGTTTCAAGCTCAAGGCTTAATGTTGCTAACATACTTCGCTTTATGCGCCAGGCTGCCTGTTCTTCAATCTCCTGGCAGCCTGACGCTCGATGTGTTGTCGGGCACTACCGAATTCCGAGCCGCGCTACACCTTGCTCAAGGCGTTGTCCAGATCCGCCAGCAGATCATCCAGCGTTTCGAGGCCAACCGACAGCCGCACGAAATCATCGGTCACGCCGGTCGTTACCTGCTCGTCGGGCGTGAGCTGCGAGTGGGTGGTCGACGCGGGGTGGATCGCCAGCGATTTCGCGTCGCCGATGTTGGCGAGATGCGAGAAGAGCTGGAGGCTGTCGATGAACTTGCGGCCAGCCGAGCGCCCGCCCTTGATGCCGAAGCCGAGCAGCGCGCCCTGGCCCCTGGGCAGGTATTTCTGCGCGAGCTGGTACGACTCGTGCGACGGCAGGCCGGGATAGTTGACCCACGCAACCTTAGAGTGCTCGCTCAGGAAGCGCGCCACGCCCAGCGCGTTCTGGCAGTGGCGATCCAGGCGCAGGCTCAGCGTCTCGATGCCCTGCAAGAACAGGAAGGCGTTGAAGGGCGACAGCGCCGGGCCGAAGTCGCGCAGCAGTTGCACGCGCGCCTTGAGGATGAACGCCGGAGCGCCCAGGTCGGCAAACTTCAGGTTGTGGTAGCTCGGATCGGGCGTGGTGAAGTTGGCGAAGCGTCCGCTGCCGGCCCAGTCGAACTTGCCGCTGTCCACGATCAGGCCGCCGATGCTGGTGCCGTGACCGCCGATGAACTTGGTGGCCGAGTGGACCACGATGTCGACGCCCCAGTCGAACGGACGCAGCAGGTACGGCGTCGGCACGGTGTTATCGACGATCACGGGCACGCCTTTTTCGTGCGCGAGCCTGGTGATCGCCTCAAGATCGGGCACGTTCAGGCGCGGGTTGCCCACCGATTCGAGGAAGACCGCCTTGGTGCGATCGTCGATCTGCGCGATGAACGCTTCGGGATCGTCGGGATCGTGAAACTTTACATCGATGCCGTATTTGGGCAGCGTGTAGTGGAACAGGTTGTACGTGCCGCCGTACAGGCTGGTCGCCGACAGGATGTTATCGCCCTGTTCGGCAATGTTCAGGATCGCCAGCGTCTCGGCGGCCTGCCCCGACGAGACGGCCAGCGCGCCGACGCCGCCCTCCAGCAGCGCGATCCGCTGCTCCAGC comes from the Herpetosiphonaceae bacterium genome and includes:
- a CDS encoding O-acetylhomoserine aminocarboxypropyltransferase/cysteine synthase, encoding MADQQFNGFDTLALHGGQVADPTTGARAVPIYQTTSYVFRDTDHAQALFALQEVGNIYTRIMNPTSDVLEQRIALLEGGVGALAVSSGQAAETLAILNIAEQGDNILSATSLYGGTYNLFHYTLPKYGIDVKFHDPDDPEAFIAQIDDRTKAVFLESVGNPRLNVPDLEAITRLAHEKGVPVIVDNTVPTPYLLRPFDWGVDIVVHSATKFIGGHGTSIGGLIVDSGKFDWAGSGRFANFTTPDPSYHNLKFADLGAPAFILKARVQLLRDFGPALSPFNAFLFLQGIETLSLRLDRHCQNALGVARFLSEHSKVAWVNYPGLPSHESYQLAQKYLPRGQGALLGFGIKGGRSAGRKFIDSLQLFSHLANIGDAKSLAIHPASTTHSQLTPDEQVTTGVTDDFVRLSVGLETLDDLLADLDNALSKV